GAAGATGGTGTTGTTTCAGCTTTTGCTTGCCTGGAGCGCAGCCGTGCTCGTCTATCAGATCGGGAGCAGGCTGCCGATAGTTTGATAAAAAAATAACAAAAGGGTTGATTTCCTCATGTGTTTATGTGAAAATAGAACGTGAACATATGAGGAATTTTGATATGAGAGAGATTGTATTGGATGGAGGAGCTTATGAGAGGAATCGAGACGCAGGTCAGAAAAACAAGAAGACGTGTATTCAAGGAGATTGCTTCCCTTGCCTATGATTCGGAAAATCTGATTCATGATATGGAAGCGCTTCCTTACAAGATCGTAAATTATACAGAGTCATCTTACCGGGAAAGCGTTTACAGGGAACGGGCGATCGTCCGGGAACGGCTGCGACTGGCGATGGGGATGAGCCTGCGGCCGGAAAATCTTCCGGTCCATGTGACGCAGGGGATGGAAGAGAGCAACATTGATGAAAAATATTATGAACCGCCGCTGATGCAGGTCATTCCTTCCGCCTGCAATGCGTGTCCGGTCAATGAATATGCGGTGACTGACAGGTGTATGGGCTGTGAAGCGCATCCATGCAACGAGGTCTGTCCCAAGGGCGCCATTTCGATGGTAAACGGAAAGTCTTATATCGATCAGGAAAAATGTATCAAATGTGGAAAGTGCAAGGCGGTCTGTCCGTATGATGCCATTTCTCATCAGGTGCGGCCCTGTGCGGCAGCCTGCGGTGTGAGCGCAATCAAAAGCGATGAGTCCGGCAGAGCGGTCATTGATAACGATCTGTGCGTCTCCTGCGGACAGTGTATGGTGAGCTGCCCGTTCGGCGCTATCGCGGATAAGTCTCAGATCTTCCAGCTGATCCGGGCCATGCAGTCGGGAAAAACGATCATCGCTCAGGTAGCGCCTGCCTTTGCCGGACAGTTCGGACCGAAGGTGACACCGGACATGCTGAAGACGGCGCTTAAAGAGCTCGGGTTTGCGGACGTATACGAGACGGCGATCGGTGCGGATATGGGCGCAGTGGCGGAGGCAGAGCATTATGTACATGCGGTCGCCACCGGCGAGCTGCCATTTCTGCTCACCTCCTGTTGTCCATCCTGGTCAATGCTCGCCAAGAAGTATTTCCCGGAGACGATCGGCAACATATCCAATGAGCTGACGCCGATGGTGGCGACTGCCAGAGTGATCAAACAGGAGCACCCGGAGGCGAGTGTTGTATTCATCGGTCCCTGTGCGTCCAAGAAGCTGGAAGCATCCAGACGGACCGTCCGTTCGGACGTTGACTTTGTCATCACTTTTGAAGAGCTCGTAGGCATGTTCGAGGCCAAGGGGATTTTGCTGGAAGAAATCAAGGCGATGGACGAGATGAAAGATGCCACCGGGGCCGGAAGAGGATACGGCGTGGCGGGCGGCGTGGCCAGTGCCATTGAAGACTGTATCCGTGAATATTATCCCGATGTGGAAGTCAATATCGATCATGCGGAAAGTCTGGCAGAGTGCAGAAAGATGCTGATGCTCGCAAAAGTGGGCAAGAAGAACGGCTGTCTGATCGAAGGGATGGCCTGTCCGGGAGGCTGTGTGGCAGGGGCAGGGACGAATATTCCCGTCACACAGGCGGCAAAAGAAGTAAATAAATTCAAGGCGGCGGCAGATAAAAAGCTGCCCGAGATGGAAGCGGCGGAGGAAAACTGAGAGATGAAAAAGATAAGAACGAGATTTGCGCCCAGCCCGACAGGGCGTATGCACGTGGGCAATCTGCGGACGGCGCTGTATGCCTGGCTGATTGCCAAACATGAAGGCGGAGACTTTATCCTGCGGATTGAGGATACTGACCAGGAACGCCTTGTGGAGGGGGCTGTGGAAATTATCTACCGCACACTGGAGAAGACAGGGCTGCTTCATGACGAGGGGCCGGACAAAGACGGAGGCGTAGGTCCTTATGTGCAGAGCGAGAGACAGGCGCAGGGACTTTATCTGGAATATGCCAAAAAGCTGATCGCCCAGGGTGAAGCCTACTATTGCTTCTGCGATAAGGAGCGTCTGGCGACATTGACCAGAGTGGTCGATGGAAAAGAGATCAATATTTACGACAAACATTGTCTTTCTCTCTCACAGGAAGAGATTGATCAGAAGCTGGCGTCCGGGATTCCCTATGTCATTCGCCAGAACAATCCCGCAGAGGGGACGACAGTCTTTCACGATGAGATTTATGGGGACATCAGCGTCGGAAATGAAGAGCTGGATGATATGATTCTGATCAAATCCGACGGCTATCCGACCTATAATTTTGCCAATGTCATTGACGATCATCTGATGGGGATTACCCACGTCGTGCGGGGGAATGAATATCTCTCGTCGTCGCCCAAATACAACAGGCTTTATGAAGCCTTCGGCTGGGAAGTGCCGACCTATGTGCATTGTCCGCTCATCACGGACGAGGAACATCATAAACTGTCCAAACGCTGCGGACATTCCTCATATGAGGATCTTGTGGAGCAGGGTTTTCTTACGGAAGCCATTGTCAACTTTGTGGCGTTGCTTGGGTGGAGTCCGGCGGATAACAGGGAGATCTTTTCCCTGCAGGAGCTGGTGGAAGCGTTTGACTATCATCATCTGTCCAAATCACCGGCAGTTTTTGACTATACGAAGCTGAAGTGGATGAACGGGGAATACATCAAGGCGATGGACGACACAGTCTTTTACGAGAAAGCTCTGCCATTCCTGAAGGAGAGCATCAGCAGGCCGCTTGATCTGTCAAAGATCGCGCAGATGGTCAAGACCCGGATCGAGATATTACCGGATATTCCGGCGATGGTGGACTTTTTTGAGACCTTGCCGCAGTATGATCCGCAGATGTACTGCCACAAGAAGATGAAGACGACAAAAGAGTCTTCACTGGAAGTGCTCAGAGAGCTGTTCCCTCTTCTTGAGGCGCAGGACGACTACAGTAACGATGCCCTGTATGAGCGGCTGCGTGGTTATGTGGAAGAGAAGGGGTACAAAAACGGCTACGTGATGTGGCCGGTCCGGACAGCGGTCTCCGGGAAACAGACGACGCCCGCGGGCGCGACCGAGATCATGGAAGTGCTCGGAAAAGAAGAGTCTCTGCGGCGGATCCGCAGAGGGATCGAACTGCTGGAAGAATAAGACCATTCATTCACAGAAGGAGAATTGAAAATCATAACGTTTGATTTAAATACATTCAATGCTTCCCAGCGGGAAGCGATCTGCCACCAGTCCGGGCCGGCGCTTGTACTCGCCGGTCCGGGCAGCGGCAAGACGACCGTGATCACGAAAAGGCTGCAATATCTGACGCAGGTGCTTCGCGTACCACCTGACAAAATATTGGCCGTCACCTTCACAAAGGCTGCGGCTCTGGAACTGCGGCGGCGGTCGGTGATCCTGACAGAGTCCGCATCTCAAATTCGTTTTGGCACGTTTCATGCCATCTTTTATCAGATCCTACGGGAAAGTTCTTCCAACTGTCTCACCTTACTCACCGAAGCGGAAAAGCAGCAATATATCCGATCTGTTCTTCGCAGACAGCAGATTGACGAGACGCTGGCTTCTGCCTTTCTGGAGGCATTTGCCAGTTTGAAGGGAGGCACTGTGCAGCGGCCGGGTACTGTCGCACAAGACTGCCGCAGAGGTTCGCTTGCACTGTCTGGCGCGGGAGAAGGTAAAGTGACAGGGAAGTCAGAGACCGCAGTTACACAGGAGCAGGTTACGGCTGTATTTCATCGCTACAGAAAACTTTGTCAGGAACGGAACAAGCTCGACTTTGATGATATGGCCTATGAGTGTCTGAATTTGCTGGAGCAGCGTCCTGATGTGCTGCAGCGCTGGCAGGATCGGTGCCGTTATATTCTGGCTGACGAATATCAGGACATCTCGCCGATTCAGGAGAAGATTTTATTGCTGCTGGCAAAGCCGGAAGACAATCTGTTTCTTGTCGGCGATGACGACCAGTCGATCTATGGGTTTCGCGGCGCCGGGCCGGAACGTATGCTGACGTTCCCGGAGCGGTACCCACAGACGAGACAGATCGCTCTGGAGGCAAATTATCGGTGTCGGCCGGGGATTATCCGGGCCGCAGGCGCTGTGATTGCGGAGAATACAAACCGTTTTGTAAAAACACAGACTCCCGCACGGGAAAGTGTGAATGACAGCGAAGTCATCTGCGAAGAGTTTTCGGATCAAAGGACAGAGAATCAGGAAGTGCTTCGCCTGTTGCAGTGTCTGCGCAGAGAAGGGCATCTGGCCCGGACGGCAGTCTTATTCCGCAGGAATGGGGAGGCAGACAGTCTCGTCCGGATGCTGGCTGAATCCGGGGTCCCGTATGTGCGGACAGGGAAGAAAAATTCCGGTCGGAGTGATTTTATCTGGGAAGATCTGGCGGCTTATGTCCGCCTGCTGCTGGGAGAGCGGAGGAGAGCGGATTTTTACCGGGTCATGAACCGGCCCGACAGGCAGATCGACAGAGAGAGCTGTCAGAAAGAGACGGTCTGTTTCCGCGAACTGCTCAACGGAAATGCTGACATGAATGTCATGAAAAATATCCGAAAGCTGGAAGCCGACTGTGAAAGGGCCTCACGCATGAGGCCTTTTGCCGCGCTGATGTATATTCGTAAGGAAGTGGGATATGAGGCGTGGCTGCATGGTGCATTTCAGGGAGAAGCACTGGAAGAGGCGCTGCAGATATTGATGCAGATACAGGAAATGGCGGCTGCGGCGAAAGGCTTGTGGGAACTGCGGGATCAGCTTGCGGAAAACCCGGACAGGCGGGCGGAAAGCGGGAAGATACGGAAGGAGGCGAAAAGAGACGGCGTTCATATTCTTACTTATCACGGTTCGAAAGGACTGGAATTTGACTATGTGATTCTACCTGGTCTGAATGAAGGGAATGTGCCCCATAAGAAGGCGGAAAACGGGAAGGAGATGGAGGAAGAGAGAAGGATGTTTTATGTAGCTATGACCCGGGCGCGGGAAAAACTGTATCTGTTTTATAAAACAGGGACAAAAAAAGAACCGGAAACGATGTCCCGGTTTCTGAAAGCGATTGTGGGAGATAAGCACAGCGCAACATAAATTAAAAAGGAAAAACTTTGGGTTGGAAAACCGCAGTCTTACCAACCCGCCTGTCATTTTCAGGAGTTTTTGTTATCTACAAGTTCGTCAAATTCCGAGTTGTCCAGATATTCGTCAAAGGCCTCTGCTATGGCCTCATATTCCTCGTCATCTTCGATGTAGGTCAGTTCCGGTTCAATATCCGGGTCTACCTCATCTTCATGATAACGGTACAACCACACTTCTCCGTCCGTATTTTCCCCTTTTTCATCCAAAGGGAGAAGCGCGATGTAATCTTGTTCCCGTACAGTCAGGATCGTGATAATGGCACATTCAACTTTAGAGCCGTCTTCCAGCTCCAGTTCCACAGTCATTTCTTCGTCGGTATTGTTTATCCCCATATGTTGTACCTTCCTTTCGGTTCCTATTTTCTCCCCACACTTATTGTACAAAAAGAATGAAAAAAAGTAAAGCACAGGGAAAACTATTGTATAAAATTATCGCAACCAAGGAAGATTTATGATATAATGTCCGTACAGTCATGAGCAGTGCAAAAAAAGACAGATAAAAAATACGTCGTACCTGTACGTAAGCATTCTTTCAGATAGCTTTTTTTATAGGGCGAACGCCCGTGAGTGAGCTGGAACGCAGTGGAAGCTAGCGCACTGCGAATGTATGTATATGAATATGGCAGAGCGCGGTGAAGGTACGCACTGTGGACAGAGGAATTGGATAGCAGTTACAGGGTTGTCTGTGACAGATACTTTAGCGATAGAGGATTACTTGGAAGGGAAGACTTGCATGAGAGATAAAAGTTACTATCCGAAAGGCGTAACAGTGGTAGACAGAGGCATTCAGTTTGTATTTAAAATAGAAGAACCTGCTGCAGATATAAAAATCGGGATATTTGCCGGAGAAAGGGAATTGATGAGAGTTCCGGTGTCAGAGAGCTGCCGACAGGGACAGATGTACTCTGTGCTCCTGGAAGATCTGCCGGAAAAGGCTGACAGTTATTGTTATTATGCGGATGGCAGGGAAATCTGCGATTTCTATGCGCGGGGCGTGGTCGGTATGCGCTGTTATGGACAGGAAAAGGGAGCGCTTCGCTACGAACTGCCGCGTGGGAGCTATGAGTGGGGAGATGAGGTTCGTCCCCTTCATTCTTACGGTCAGTCTGTCATCTATGGTCTGCATGTACGCGGTTTTACGAAACATACTTCCTCGGCAGTCAAAAAGAAAGGGACGTTTGCAGGCGTCAGAGAAAAGATTCCTTATCTGCGGGAGCTGGGTATCACGGCGGTTGAACTGATGCCGGCGTATGAGTTTGATGAGATCGATAAAACGGAGAGCACTTATCAGAAAGAAGCGGAGATAAAGATCAACTACTGGGGCTTTAAAGCCGGATATTATTATGCGCCTAAGAGCGCCTACGCTTATGGCCGCAATGCGGCGGCTGAGATGAAGGATATGGTCAGGGAACTGCACAAGGCGGGTATTGAAGTCCTGATGCAGTTTTATTTTCCGGAAAAGACTGCGGCGGCAGAAATCCCGGACATTTTGCGTTTTTGGGTGGAGGAGTACCATATTGACGGATTTCATCTGATCGGCGGCGATGCGCCGGTCGTGATATTGGCCACCGATCCCTTTTTAAAAGATACGAAACTGATCGGTACGCATCTGCCACTGGAGAAAATTTATCCGAAAAAGAAAGGGAGCTGGAATAGAAATCTTGCATTTTGGCGGGAGAGTTTTCCATATGATATGAGAAAGGCTTTGAAAGGGGACGAAGGCTGTATTAATGCGATGCTTTCCCATCTGCAGGACAATGAAGAGAAGGCGGGAGTTGTCAATGCCATTGCCGGATACGGCGGGTTTACGTTACAGGACCTTGTTTCGTATGACAGAAAGCATAATGAGGAAAACGGAGAGGAGAACAAAGACGGAGAAAGCTACAATAACAGCTGGAACTGTGGGGTGGAGGGGAGCACAAGGAAACGGTCGATCCGGCTCCTGCGCCGCCAGCAGATGAGAAATGCACTGGGGCTTGTTTTTCTATCCCAGGGAGTTCCTTATCTGCAGAGCGGAGATGAGTTTGGTCAGACACAAAACGGTAATAACAATCCATATTGTCAGGACAATTCCGTGACCTGGCTGGACTGGAAACTGCTCAAGTCCAATCAGGATTTTGTCGATTATACGAAAAAACTGATCGGTTTCCGAAGAAATCACGCAGTCTTTCACAGAGAGCAGGTGCTGAAGGGAATAGATTATCTCGGATATGGAAATCCGGATATTTCCTTTCATGGGGAAGAAGCATGGAAACCCGCGCTGGATCACAGCAGTCGCCATGTAGGCGTATTATACTGTGGAAAATATGCGCAAAATAAGGGCGGAGAAAAAGACAGTGACTTTTATGTCGTCTATAATATGCATTGGGAGCCTCACGAATTTGCACTGCCGAAACTACGCAAAGAGATGGAATGGAAACTTTGCATGGATACGTCAGTTCCCACAGGGTATCTGTCAGAGGAAGAAGAGGAAGCGGTTTCTCTTTCCGGAGGAATCGCATTGGCGGGAGCACGCACGATTCAGATCTATCAGTCCAGAAAAAAGGAAGAGCATTAAAGGAAGACATTACAATGAAAGCATGGAAACATTTTAAGACGATCACATATCACAAGTATCTGGTGATGAAAGGCTGTTTTGCAGTAGGGCTGTACCGACAGGGACTGCTGCATGACCTGTCAAAATATACGCTTACGGAGTTTCTGGTGGGGGCCAGGTATTATCAGGGAAACAGAAGCCCGAACAATGCGGAGAGAGAGACTATTGGTTATTCTTCCGCCTGGCTTCATCATAAAGGGCGGAACAGACATCATTATGAATATTGGATCGACTATTGCGCGGACGAGGGAACATGCAGAGAGGGGATGAAAGCGGCGCCCATGCCGGACCGCTATATTATTGAAATGTTTATGGATCGTATCGCTGCATCAAAGGTGTATAATGGCAAAGCGTATACGGACAAAGATGCGCTCGCATATTATAAAAAGGGTGCAGCGAAAATGCGGTTTTTCCTCCATCCCTATACGAGAAAGCGACTGGAGAAGCTGCTGCGTATGCTTGCCGTCAGAGGCGAGAAGGCAACCTTCGCCTATATCCGTGCGAGGAGGAGAAACGGGTATCATATCGATGTATAGAGAGGTCTGATTTCATTTTGGCAGGCGCATAATATTTCACTGTCACAAGGCCGGGAAATCCACATAGAATAATCATATAAAAAAGGAGCGAAAGCAATATGAATATTTTATGTTGGTTAATCTTGTTATGCTGCTGTAATCATGGTGGCATGGGCGGAAACTGCGGCTGTATCTGTGACTGTGGCTGTAACTGTAACTGTGGTGGTAATGACTGTGATTGCGACTGTGGCTGCAATTCTCCGGCACCTCCGTGTCCGCCGCCGTGTCCTCCGTCAGGCCCTGGCTGCGGAAATAATAACAGCTGCGGCTGTGGGAACAATAACAACAATGGCTGTGGCTGCAATCCTCCGGCACCTCCATGTCCGCCGCCTTGCCCGCCTCCGGGACCAGGTTGTGGAAACGATAACTGTGGTTGTTGCGGAAACGACGGCTGTGGCTGTGAACCGCCCAGACCGGTCTTTCCGTGTGGATGCAGTGATTGATGGCTGGCAATGGAACTAAGTGACAAGTTGGCCGTCAACAGATGGCGGTATGTTCCCCAAAGGGGCATACCGCTGTTTGTTTGGCCTCTTTGTTGACGAACGAAAGCGGCAGTGTTACACTGGATAAAGTATGACAGGGAACGATAATCAGGAGGAAATAAAAATGACAGGTGATAAGAAAGTACTTTTCAGTGCGATGCAGGCAACGGGAACCCTTACCTTGGGGAACTATCTGGGGGCGCTGAAAAACTGGATTACTCTGAGCGATGAGTATGAGTGCTTCTATTCGGTGGTGGACATGCACTCGATCACGGTCAGGCAGGACCCGGCTGAGCTGAGAAAGCGTGCCAGAAATCTTCTTATTTTATATATTGCGGCAGGACTTGATCCTGAGAAAAATTGTATCTATTATCAGTCTCATGTGTCCGGCCATGCGGAGCTTGCATGGATTCTCAACTGCTTTACGTATATGGGAGAACTGAACCGGATGACGCAGTTTAAAGATAAGGCGGCCAGACATGCGGACAATATCAATGCCGGACTGTTTACGTATCCGGTGCTGATGGCAGCGGATATTCTGCTGTATCAGACAGATGTGGTGCCGGTTGGAAAAGATCAGCTTCAGCATCTGGAGATCACCAGGGACATTGCCCAGAGGTTCAATGCGATCTATGGGGATGTATTTACGATTCCTGAGCCTTTTATCGGTAAGGCGGGAGCTAAGATCAACAGTCTGCAGGATCCGGCGAAAAAGATGTCCAAGTCTGACGACAATCCGAACGCCAGCATCTACCTGACGGATGATCCGGATACGGTTATTCGCAAATTCAAACGCGCAGTTACCGATTCCGAGGCCAATATCGCATACAACGAACAGCAGCCAGGGATTCGCAATCTGATTGACATTTACTGCGCATGTACCGGTAAGACGGTGGAAGAGACGGTAACGGAATTCGCGGGCAGCGGGTATGGAGAGTTTAAGCTGGCTGTGGGAGAGGCTGTGGCAGATATTTTGAGACCGCTGCAGACGCGGTTTGCAGAGCTTCAGAAAGACAAGGCTTATATCGACAGTGTCATCAAAAATAACGGAGAGAAAGCCAACTATTTCGCGGCGAAGACGCTGCGCAAAGTGCAGAAAAAAATCGGATTCCCCGAGAGGATTCGGTAAACTATACAAAAATCCGCAGCTGAGTAATCAGAACTGCGGATTTTTGTATTTCATAAATGGTTTCTGTTTATCTTTGCCGGACTACTTTGCCTCAGGCTATTCCGATTTCACTTCTTTCCAGAATTCGTTGTACAGTTCATCACCTGCTTCCCCGAGATAGGAATAAGTTTCAAGGTTGTCGTACTGTGACAGGTCAGGGAAGGCGATGGGAGAGTTTTTGATCTGCTCATCCTCGATAAGTTCCCTCGCCCCTTCGTTGGGGGTGGAGTAGGTGATGTATTCAAAGTTTTTGAGAGCGATGTCGGGGCGGCACATATAGTCGATGAATTTCTCTGCATTTTCTTTGTTCGGCGCGTTTTTAGGGATGACCCAGGAATCGATCCAGACATTTGTGCCTTCTTTGGGAATCACATATTCGAGATCGGGATTTTCGCGCTGGGTATAGATTGCCTCGCCGGAGTAGATAACGCCGATCGCAGCCTCATTTCCGATCATCTTATCCCGCACCTGATCGATGACATAGGCCTGCACAAGCGGCTTCTGGGCAATCAGGTCTTCTTTGGCGGCGTTTAGCTGTGCCTCATCAAGACTGTTCATGGAGGCGCCGTTTCTTTTCAGTGCGACCATAAAGGCATCTCTGACAGAATCCTGCATCAGGATATTGTCGGCATATTTCTCATTCCATAAAATATCCCAGGAGTCTACCGGATCGTCCACCATCGTCTTATTGTACAGGATGCCGACGGTACCCCAGCAATAAGGAATGGAATATTCGTTGGTGGGGTCAAACTCTTTTGACTGGTCAAAGTACTGCTGTCCGATGTATTCTCTGGCGTTGGGGATGTGGTCAAAATTGATGGTGTCGAGCAGATCGTTGTCGATCATCTTTTTGATCATATAGTCGGAAGGACAGACGACGTCATAAGCGGAGGCGCCGGCTTCCACCTTCGGATACATGATCTCATTGGTCTCAAACTCGTCATAGACGACAGTGATACCCGTCTCTTCCTCGAACGAAGTCAGTACATCGGGATCGATATATTCTCCCCAGTTGTAGACGATGACTTCACCGTTTTCTCCGCTGCTGCCGCCGCAGGCCGTGAGGGAGAGGGCGGTGATACCGCAAAGAAGCAGAGCAGTGAGTTTGACCGTTCTCTTTTTCGGGAACTGAATCTGTTTCATTTTTTGATTTCCTCCTCATGATTCGTTATCAGCATTGCTGTTTGAGTCCTCTTTTTCCCGGAAGGAGATCTGTTCACGAGAAAGAGAAGAATTAAAACCGTTACAAATATCAGTGTGGACAGAGAGTACATCTCCGGTTTGATGCCTTTTTTGACTTCTGTGTAAATTTTCGTCGATAAGGTGTCCACACCCGGGCCTTTCGTAAAATGAGTGATAATAAAATCATCGAGCGACATCGTAAAGGCCATCAGGAAGCCGGAAAGCACGCCGGGCAGAATGTCCGGAAATACGACTTTGAAAAATGCCTGTATATGTGAAGCGCCCAGATCAAGGGCGGCCTCATAAATGCTCGGATTCAGTTGTTTCATACGGGGCATGACGCTCAGTATCACATAAGGAATGTTAAAGGTAATGTGAGAGAGCAGGATTGTCATAAAACCGAAGCGAAAACCGAGTGTGATAAACAAAAGCATCAGGGAGATGCCGGTGACGATCTCGGCGTTTAACATCGGTATATTGGTGATTCCCATAATAATGGCTCTGTTTCTGCGTTTCATGCCCTGCATGGATATGCAGGCGATCGTACCGATGACCGTGGCAATGAGAGCGGAGAGCAGGGCAATGACAAGGGTATTGGAGAGCGCCTGCAGGATCGCCCTGTTATGGAACATCGACAGATACCATTTTACGGTAAAACCGTCCCATTTGGCTCTGGAACGCCCGGAGTTGAAGGAGAGGACGATCAGCGTCACAATCGGGGCATATAAAAATAATACGATCAGGCCGATGTAGAGCCTGCGGAGTGTCTGTTTCACAGTGCTGTTCCCTCCCCGTTTTTATCAAATGCGGCTTCCACAGCCATGTTGATGATAATAAAGATCATCAGGACGATGGAGAGGCCGCTTCCAAGGTGCCAGTTGTTTGTCTGAGTGAACTCCTGTTCGATCACATTTCCGATGAGCAGGATTTTGCTGCCGCCAAGCAGAGTGCTGATGACAAAGGTCGTCAGTGCAGGGATGAATACCATCGTGATACCACTGATGATGCCGGGAACAGACAGTGGCAGAGTGACCCGGAAAAATGTCTGCAGACTGTTGGCGCCCAGATCTCTGGCGGCGTTGATTACGTTTTTGTCAATCTTCACGAGCACATTATAGAGGGGCAGGACCATAAAAGGCAGGAAGTTATAGACCATGCCGAGTATGATCGCCGCTGGCGTGTTGATAATCTCCAGCGGGGGCAGGTGAAAAAAGCCCAGAATATTGTTGATGACCCCTGTTTTCTCCAGTAAAGTCTGCCACGCGAGCGTGCGCAGCAGAAAATTCATCCACATCGGAAGGATGAAAATCAGGACGATAAAACTGTGCTGGTTTACGTTCATGCCCGCCAGTATCATGGCCAGCGGGTAGGCGAGCAAAAAACAGATTGCCGTGCTGATGAGAGAGAGGCGGATAGAAATCATCAATGCTTTCGCGTGTTCCGCTGTCGCCATCGTGGCAATATTCTCAAGCGTAAAAGCTCCGGTCTTATCTGTCAGTCCATAATAAAAGACCATACAGAGTGGAATGAGGATAAAGACCACAGACCAGAATATGTAAGGAAAAGAGAGCGTTTTTTTATTCATCAATGCCGATTGCCTCCTCATCTTCGGATACCGGTTTGTTCATAATCTGGATATTAAAGGGGTCTACGAGAAGACCGACCTGTGTGCCTGCCGGAAACATTTTAGTCGACTGCACAAGCCACTCAAAACCGCCCGCCATGACTTCCATTTCATAATGTACCCCTTTGAAAATGATATGAGTGACAACACCTTCGATGATACCGCGCTGAGGCTCCACGAGTTCTACATCTTCCGGCCGGATGACGACATCGACCGGTTTGTTTTCCCCAAAACCCTTATCCACGCAGGCGAAGCGGGTGCCCAGTATCTCTACGAGCTCATCGCGGATCATGACGGCGTCAATGATATTACTGTCGCCGATAAAGTCAGCCACAAAAGCATTTTCCGGCTCATTGTAGATCATTTCCGGGGTACCGATCTGCTGAATATATCCCTGATTCATGACAACTATTGTGTCGGACATCGTCAGCGCTTCCTCCTGATCGTGGGTCACATAGATGAAGGTGATGCCAAGTTCATTTTTCAGCCGGATCAGTTCATACTGCATATCCTGACGCAGTTTTAAGTCCAGTGCGCCGAGCGGTTCATCCAGGAGCAGTACTTTCGGTTCATTGACGATTGCGCGGGCGATTGCCACACGCTGCTGCTGGCCGCCGCTCAGAGAGTCCGGCATCCGGTTCTCATAACCATCGAGATTGACGAGTTTCAGGGCATAGGTGATCTTATCACGGATATAAGATTTCGGTTTGTTTTTTATGCGCAGACCGAACGCAATGTTTTCTCCGATATTCATATGGGGAAAGAGGGCATATTTCTGAAACACGGTGTTTAGCTGGCGCTTGTGTGGCGGATACGAGGTAATATCCGTTTCGTCAAAAATAACGCGGCCTTTATCCGGAGTCTCAAAACCGCCGATGATGCGCAGAGTGGTCGTCTTGCCGCAGCCGCTGGGTCCGAGCAGTGTCAGAAATTCGTTTTCACGTATATACAGATTCATATCATCCAAAACGACATTGGAATCATAGGCTTTTGTGATATGCTGTAAGTCGATGAGTTTATGCAAGTTGGATTCCTCCTGTGTAATAACTTTTGTAAATAAGCGGAAACAGATCAAAAGCTGGGCGGACTGCTGACCCAGATTACGATGGCGCCGCCTTTGCCCGTGCATTCGATGTAGTGGGTCGTGTTCGGCGTAAAATAAAACGATTC
The sequence above is a segment of the Lachnospiraceae bacterium JLR.KK008 genome. Coding sequences within it:
- a CDS encoding ABC transporter permease; protein product: MRRQSALMNKKTLSFPYIFWSVVFILIPLCMVFYYGLTDKTGAFTLENIATMATAEHAKALMISIRLSLISTAICFLLAYPLAMILAGMNVNQHSFIVLIFILPMWMNFLLRTLAWQTLLEKTGVINNILGFFHLPPLEIINTPAAIILGMVYNFLPFMVLPLYNVLVKIDKNVINAARDLGANSLQTFFRVTLPLSVPGIISGITMVFIPALTTFVISTLLGGSKILLIGNVIEQEFTQTNNWHLGSGLSIVLMIFIIINMAVEAAFDKNGEGTAL
- a CDS encoding alpha-amylase family glycosyl hydrolase, with amino-acid sequence MYMNMAERGEGTHCGQRNWIAVTGLSVTDTLAIEDYLEGKTCMRDKSYYPKGVTVVDRGIQFVFKIEEPAADIKIGIFAGERELMRVPVSESCRQGQMYSVLLEDLPEKADSYCYYADGREICDFYARGVVGMRCYGQEKGALRYELPRGSYEWGDEVRPLHSYGQSVIYGLHVRGFTKHTSSAVKKKGTFAGVREKIPYLRELGITAVELMPAYEFDEIDKTESTYQKEAEIKINYWGFKAGYYYAPKSAYAYGRNAAAEMKDMVRELHKAGIEVLMQFYFPEKTAAAEIPDILRFWVEEYHIDGFHLIGGDAPVVILATDPFLKDTKLIGTHLPLEKIYPKKKGSWNRNLAFWRESFPYDMRKALKGDEGCINAMLSHLQDNEEKAGVVNAIAGYGGFTLQDLVSYDRKHNEENGEENKDGESYNNSWNCGVEGSTRKRSIRLLRRQQMRNALGLVFLSQGVPYLQSGDEFGQTQNGNNNPYCQDNSVTWLDWKLLKSNQDFVDYTKKLIGFRRNHAVFHREQVLKGIDYLGYGNPDISFHGEEAWKPALDHSSRHVGVLYCGKYAQNKGGEKDSDFYVVYNMHWEPHEFALPKLRKEMEWKLCMDTSVPTGYLSEEEEEAVSLSGGIALAGARTIQIYQSRKKEEH
- a CDS encoding ABC transporter ATP-binding protein, with the protein product MHKLIDLQHITKAYDSNVVLDDMNLYIRENEFLTLLGPSGCGKTTTLRIIGGFETPDKGRVIFDETDITSYPPHKRQLNTVFQKYALFPHMNIGENIAFGLRIKNKPKSYIRDKITYALKLVNLDGYENRMPDSLSGGQQQRVAIARAIVNEPKVLLLDEPLGALDLKLRQDMQYELIRLKNELGITFIYVTHDQEEALTMSDTIVVMNQGYIQQIGTPEMIYNEPENAFVADFIGDSNIIDAVMIRDELVEILGTRFACVDKGFGENKPVDVVIRPEDVELVEPQRGIIEGVVTHIIFKGVHYEMEVMAGGFEWLVQSTKMFPAGTQVGLLVDPFNIQIMNKPVSEDEEAIGIDE
- a CDS encoding DUF5662 family protein — translated: MKAWKHFKTITYHKYLVMKGCFAVGLYRQGLLHDLSKYTLTEFLVGARYYQGNRSPNNAERETIGYSSAWLHHKGRNRHHYEYWIDYCADEGTCREGMKAAPMPDRYIIEMFMDRIAASKVYNGKAYTDKDALAYYKKGAAKMRFFLHPYTRKRLEKLLRMLAVRGEKATFAYIRARRRNGYHIDV
- the trpS gene encoding tryptophan--tRNA ligase, which encodes MTGDKKVLFSAMQATGTLTLGNYLGALKNWITLSDEYECFYSVVDMHSITVRQDPAELRKRARNLLILYIAAGLDPEKNCIYYQSHVSGHAELAWILNCFTYMGELNRMTQFKDKAARHADNINAGLFTYPVLMAADILLYQTDVVPVGKDQLQHLEITRDIAQRFNAIYGDVFTIPEPFIGKAGAKINSLQDPAKKMSKSDDNPNASIYLTDDPDTVIRKFKRAVTDSEANIAYNEQQPGIRNLIDIYCACTGKTVEETVTEFAGSGYGEFKLAVGEAVADILRPLQTRFAELQKDKAYIDSVIKNNGEKANYFAAKTLRKVQKKIGFPERIR